The genomic region GGCCGGGTCCTGGACGACGGTGGTCAGCCCGGTCAGACGGTCCGCGCACGCGTGGGCGGCGGAGTCGCTGTCGCCGCTGCCGCCTCCGAGGTACATGTCCAGCCAGGTCGTGGCTCCTTCGGGAGCGGTGTCCAGGCTGTGGCAGGGCCCGTTCTGCGGGCTGCCGCCGTCACCGCAGGCGTCCTCGACGATGAAGTACCGCCGCACCTTGGGTATGTAGAAGCGTGTTCCCGCCGGGTAGTCCAGCGTGTCCTCGCCGCCCTCGGTGGTGTGGCCGACCGCGAGGGTGATCGGGTCTTCCCACGTACCCGTACCACCGGCCTGGTCGTGGATGACGGGGGCGGAGATCTGCGCACTGCCCCGGGGCGTGTTGTCGAACCAGGTGTAACCCGTCGTGAACGCGTTGCTGATCGTCTTCCCGGAACCACCCGCACCACCCGAACCACCCGGAGACCCCGCACCCGCACGGCCGGAGGGCGGGACGGTGGACGCGGGCCCGGCGGGAGCCCGTCGCGCCGACGGCTCCTGCGACGACGACGGTGAGGCTGACGCCTGCGACGAGCCCGCGGGGAGCGGATCGACCATGCCCTCCGGCAGTGTCGCGGGAACCCTCTCCTGATCGGTGGTGTTCACCGCGCCGAACGTCTTCAGGAACTGGTGCTCGCTCTGCTCGGTGCCGCTGCAGTCCTCGGACAGGGTTCCCGCCTCCGGGCACGCCCTGTCCCGGCCCAGCGACCAGAACGCCAGCTGCTGGATCCCCTTCTCCACCGCGAAGTCCGCCAGCCGGGACGCGTCGTCCGTGGTGAACACCTCGCCCTCGGTGTCGTTCACCCCGATCATGGGCGTGTTCCCCTCCATCGCCCACAGTTCCGCGTCCGACTTCGACGGCCAGATCCGCCCCAACTGCCCGTGCAGCGCCGTCGCCGCGTCGATCGCGGCCTGCCCCATGTCCGCCACCGCGGACCCGTAGTCCATCGTCATGATGTTCACCAGTGACACCCGCACCCCGGCCCGCTCCGCGTCCTGGAGCATCTCCACCCCGTCCGCCTCCAGCCCGGCCGCACCCGACGGCAACGTGAACTGCACGTCCAACCGTCCGCCCGCGCCCTCGACATCCTTCTGCAACGCCGCCAACGCCTCGTTACGACGCCCGTACGCCTCCGTGTCCGCCAGCGCCGCGCCTTCGAGGTCGAAGTCCAGCCGCGAAAGCCCCAACACGTCGACGACCGACCGGTACTGACTCTCCAGCGCGTCGACCGAGCCGCACGCCGAGGCGAGTTCCGTCCCCGACGCACCACCGAACGACGCGATCACCTCGCCCCCCGAACCACGCAGGCCCTCGATCGCCGACAGCCAGCCCTCGTCCGAGACCGGCGTGTCCCCGTTGAACATCGCCTTGCAGCCCCCACCGTCCAGCACGAACCCCAAGGTCGCGTACCGCAACCCAGCCGCCCGCGCCTCCTCCAGCACCGACGGCGATCCCCACGTCTCCACGTACGGCGCCGCGAACCGCGACGGGAAGGCCGAACCCGTCGCGAGCGGGGGGTTCCCCGGCGCGAGGGCGGGGTCGGACGAGGACGAAGAGGACGGGCGGGTGATCTCCCTGCCGTCGTCGGTGACGAACTTCCAGGTGATGCCCTGCACCAGCCCCTCGTCGAGCGGCGCGAGCCGCTCGAACGCCGTCCGGCTGAGGTCGAGATGGTCGGCGTCACAGGAGGGGCACTGGTCCCTGACCGGCACGGTGATGGACTTGCCCTCGTACGACACCTCGACGGAGACACCGTCGCAGATCGGGTCCTCGTTGGGGTCGTCGGTCGTCCACCACTCGTGGGACACCGCCACGAGATCCTCGGTCGCGGCGTCGACGACGTCTCCGCAGGCGCCGTAGCCGGCGGCGTCGTAGTACGTCATCCGGCCGGTCATCTCCTGGTTGGCGGCCGGGTCGTCGGCCAGGGCCAGGGACACACCGCCCAAGGTGACGGCCAGCAGCGCGACCGCGCCGCCCGCGATGATCCGATTCCGGAAGGACACGGTTTCTCCTGTCGGTGTGGTGAGTCGTGGGCCGGCCGCTCGGCCCGAGGGGTCGGGCGGATGCGGCAGGCCGTTCGGGGGCCCGTCGGGCACACAGGACGGGCCGGGGTACGGGGCCGGGCGTGAACGCGCGCCGGGCCGATCATGGGAGATCGGGGGAGTGCGTGGCGGGGAAGCGCCGGTCGTCTGCCCGGCGGGCCACCCACTGCGCCTCTTCGGTCACCGTGCCGCCCTGTTGCCGCGCCGGGCGGGGTCGTGGTGCCGTCGCGGACGACGTGGCCACTCGTGCACGGCCGGCCCGCAAAAGGGCAGTGCCCCGCCACCGGCCTTGTCGGTCTCCGGGGCTCTCTGCTGCGATGGGCCGGGTCGGGTGCGGCCGCCGGTCACCGGGGACACGCACACAGGACGGCGAAGACGGCGAGCGGTGAGAAGGCATGAGCGAGACTCCCGGCCGGCTCACCGGCTGCCGGCGCACCGGGGGCCCGCTCCCGTGCCGCGCCGGCACGGCCACCGGCCCCGACTCCGCCACGGAGCGCGCCACGCGCACCCGGTCGTCCACCGCCGCCCGGCCCCGGCGCGGTGACGGCACGACGTACGGGGGCGGTACGCCGTGCGTCGGCTGACCGGTGGGCTCGGCCCCCTGCGGACGCTCGCGGCGAGACTCGGGGGCGCTCCAGGGGCCGCCGGCTCCGGGCCCGTCGTCCTGCTCACCTCCGACAACGACGAGTCGGCCGGTCTCACGGCGACCGTCGACGCCCTGCGGCACGAGGACCCGGACCACGCGACCGTGGTGGTCGCGGCGGGCCTCGAAGGGTCCAGGGCCCTCTGGCGTCAACTCACCCCGGTGCTCGACGGTTTCAGGAAGTCCGGCATCACCGTCGTACGGCTGGTGTGGGCGGGCGCGGGCGCCGACGAGCCCGGACGTCCCGCCCCCGCGCGGCGGATACGCGACGACTGGCGGCTGGAGGTCGTCGCTCCCGCCGGCCCGGTGGTGGTCGCGCCCGGCGGATCGCTGTTCGCACCGTCCGGAGTCGGCGGTACCGGCGGGTGGTGGCGCTTCGCCCCGGACCTGGGGCCGCAGCCTTTGGGCCTGCGCCATCCCGTACCGAGCTGGGAGGACGCCGCGGCCCACCTCGCCTCCGACGCCGTCGAGGGCCATGTGGTCGAGTCCGTCCCCGCGGGCGTGCTGATCCGCCGGGCCGAACCGCTGCCGCCGGCCGCGCTGTCGGTCGGCGCCTCCATTCCCGTGGACGGCCACCGGCTCGCGGTCGTGGTCGGCATCCCCGGCGCCTCCCCGGTCACCTCCCGTGCCGTGACCGAGCTCCTGACCCGGCTGCCCCCTCGCGCCCGGTCGGCCGCGCGGCTGATCCCCGGAGACGGGCGCGACCTGCTCGCCACCGGTCAGGAAGCCGCCGATCTGCTGGGCACCGAGGTGGAGATCGTCAGCGGCGTGC from Streptomyces sp. NBC_00102 harbors:
- a CDS encoding cysteine/serine endopeptidase inhibitor translates to MSFRNRIIAGGAVALLAVTLGGVSLALADDPAANQEMTGRMTYYDAAGYGACGDVVDAATEDLVAVSHEWWTTDDPNEDPICDGVSVEVSYEGKSITVPVRDQCPSCDADHLDLSRTAFERLAPLDEGLVQGITWKFVTDDGREITRPSSSSSSDPALAPGNPPLATGSAFPSRFAAPYVETWGSPSVLEEARAAGLRYATLGFVLDGGGCKAMFNGDTPVSDEGWLSAIEGLRGSGGEVIASFGGASGTELASACGSVDALESQYRSVVDVLGLSRLDFDLEGAALADTEAYGRRNEALAALQKDVEGAGGRLDVQFTLPSGAAGLEADGVEMLQDAERAGVRVSLVNIMTMDYGSAVADMGQAAIDAATALHGQLGRIWPSKSDAELWAMEGNTPMIGVNDTEGEVFTTDDASRLADFAVEKGIQQLAFWSLGRDRACPEAGTLSEDCSGTEQSEHQFLKTFGAVNTTDQERVPATLPEGMVDPLPAGSSQASASPSSSQEPSARRAPAGPASTVPPSGRAGAGSPGGSGGAGGSGKTISNAFTTGYTWFDNTPRGSAQISAPVIHDQAGGTGTWEDPITLAVGHTTEGGEDTLDYPAGTRFYIPKVRRYFIVEDACGDGGSPQNGPCHSLDTAPEGATTWLDMYLGGGSGDSDSAAHACADRLTGLTTVVQDPADDLPVTEGALFHDDTCTTTYDD